From a single Bradyrhizobium sediminis genomic region:
- a CDS encoding TRAP transporter substrate-binding protein has protein sequence MKRRDFLKVSAAGAAATAVASPAIAQSSPEIKWRLTSSFPKSLDTIYGGAEYLAKQVAEMTDNKFQIQVFQAGEIVPGLQALDATAKNTVEMSHTVSYYYVGKDPTFAIFSAVPFGLNARMQNSWLYQGGGNELATEFFKKHGVIGFPCGNTGTQMGGWFRKEIKTVADLSGLKFRIGGIAGQVLQKVGVVPQQIAGGDIYPALEKGTIDAAEWVGPYDDEKLGFQKVAKYYYYPGFWEGGPTVHAFCNLEKWNELPKSYQTVLANAAQCTNSWMSARYDMQNPAALKRLVAGGTQLRPFTNEVLEACLKATNELWSEISAKNAEFKKVIDAMQAYRSDQYLWWQVAEYTYDSFQIRSRTRG, from the coding sequence CGCTTGACGTCGAGCTTCCCGAAATCGCTCGATACGATCTATGGCGGCGCCGAGTATCTCGCGAAGCAAGTTGCCGAGATGACCGATAACAAGTTTCAGATTCAGGTGTTCCAGGCGGGTGAAATCGTTCCGGGATTGCAGGCGCTTGACGCGACCGCCAAGAATACCGTCGAGATGAGCCATACGGTTTCCTATTACTACGTCGGCAAGGATCCGACTTTTGCGATCTTCTCGGCGGTGCCGTTCGGTCTCAATGCGCGCATGCAGAATTCCTGGTTGTATCAGGGCGGCGGCAATGAGCTGGCCACCGAGTTCTTCAAGAAGCACGGCGTGATCGGCTTCCCCTGCGGCAATACCGGCACCCAGATGGGCGGTTGGTTCCGCAAGGAGATCAAGACGGTCGCCGATCTCTCCGGTCTCAAGTTCCGCATCGGCGGCATTGCCGGCCAGGTGTTGCAGAAGGTCGGCGTCGTACCGCAGCAGATCGCCGGCGGCGACATCTATCCGGCGCTCGAGAAGGGCACCATCGACGCCGCCGAATGGGTCGGACCCTATGATGACGAGAAGCTCGGCTTCCAGAAGGTCGCCAAGTACTACTACTATCCCGGCTTCTGGGAAGGCGGCCCCACGGTTCATGCCTTCTGCAATCTCGAGAAGTGGAACGAATTGCCGAAGAGCTATCAGACCGTGCTCGCCAACGCCGCTCAGTGCACCAATAGCTGGATGTCGGCGCGCTACGACATGCAGAACCCGGCGGCGTTGAAGCGCCTGGTCGCCGGCGGCACCCAGCTTCGTCCCTTCACCAACGAAGTGCTGGAAGCCTGCCTGAAGGCGACCAACGAGTTGTGGTCGGAAATCTCGGCGAAAAACGCCGAGTTCAAGAAGGTCATCGACGCGATGCAGGCCTATCGCTCCGACCAGTATCTGTGGTGGCAGGTTGCAGAATACACCTACGACAGCTTCCAGATCCGTTCGCGCACGCGCGGCTGA
- a CDS encoding TRAP transporter substrate-binding protein, producing MKRRDFIKVTGMGVAGGAALAAPAIAQSTPEIKWRMAASWPKSLDTLYGGAEMMAKMVAEATDNKFQIQLFAAGEIVPGLQVLDAVQNGTVECGHTASYYYFGKDPTFTFGSAVPFGPNMRINQAWYMLGGGKDLLNEFYKGYNVTSLLAGNTGCQMGGWFRKEIKTVDDLKGLKFRIGGFAGRVLQKLGAVPQQIAGGDIYPALEKGTIDGAEWVGPYDDEKLGFYKVAPHYYYPGWWEGGPMLLAFVNLDKWNALPKHYRSILEQAGQYANDWMMAKYDQGNPPALRRLLAGGTKLHAFPPAVMEACLKAAKELHSETAAGNANFKKVLESLTAFTNNGYQWFQVAEVGYDNFMARHSQG from the coding sequence ATGAAACGACGAGATTTTATCAAGGTTACCGGCATGGGCGTCGCGGGCGGAGCCGCCTTGGCTGCACCTGCGATCGCGCAGTCAACGCCGGAGATCAAATGGCGCATGGCGGCGAGCTGGCCGAAATCGCTCGATACGCTGTACGGCGGCGCCGAGATGATGGCCAAGATGGTCGCCGAAGCCACCGACAACAAATTCCAGATTCAGCTGTTTGCGGCGGGCGAAATCGTTCCCGGGTTGCAGGTGCTCGACGCCGTGCAGAACGGTACCGTCGAGTGCGGCCACACGGCGTCGTATTACTACTTCGGCAAGGATCCGACCTTCACCTTCGGCTCGGCGGTTCCGTTCGGGCCCAATATGCGCATCAACCAGGCTTGGTACATGCTGGGCGGCGGCAAGGACCTCCTGAACGAGTTCTACAAGGGCTACAACGTTACTTCGTTGCTGGCGGGCAATACCGGTTGCCAGATGGGCGGCTGGTTCCGCAAGGAGATCAAGACCGTCGACGATCTCAAGGGCCTCAAATTCCGCATCGGCGGTTTTGCCGGGCGCGTGCTGCAGAAGCTGGGTGCGGTGCCGCAGCAGATCGCCGGCGGCGATATCTATCCGGCGCTGGAGAAGGGCACCATCGACGGCGCCGAATGGGTCGGTCCTTATGACGACGAGAAGCTCGGCTTCTACAAGGTCGCGCCGCATTACTACTATCCCGGCTGGTGGGAGGGCGGCCCGATGCTGCTGGCTTTCGTCAATCTCGATAAATGGAATGCGCTGCCGAAACACTATCGGAGCATCCTCGAGCAGGCCGGTCAGTATGCCAACGACTGGATGATGGCGAAATACGATCAGGGCAATCCGCCGGCCTTGCGCCGGCTGCTCGCAGGCGGCACCAAGCTGCATGCCTTCCCGCCGGCTGTCATGGAAGCCTGTCTCAAGGCGGCGAAGGAATTGCACAGCGAAACGGCCGCGGGCAATGCCAACTTCAAGAAGGTGCTGGAGTCCCTTACCGCCTTCACGAACAACGGCTACCAGTGGTTCCAGGTCGCGGAAGTCGGTTACGACAACTTCATGGCGCGTCACTCGCAGGGCTGA
- a CDS encoding TRAP transporter large permease produces MSAFLIANMAPIMFASLVVFLLLGYPAAFSLGAVGLIYAFVGIQLGEFRPDFLQALPERVYGVMSNDTLLAIPFFTFMGLVLERSGMAEDLLDTIGQLFGTIRGGLAYAVIFVGALLAATTGVVAASVISMGLISLPIMLRYGYDRRMASGVIAASGTLAQIIPPSLVLIVMADQLGKSVGDMYEGAFIPGMVLAGLYAGYAFLVTLVFPKAAPGLPAEAIGFREKDGSRGLISLGILTLASVAFGWLIMRDSTTHGADYVVLSMFFGILFAFFVAVLNWILDKLTGYRFLSAMAQQTTFVMVPPLFLIFLVLGTIFIGIATPTEGGAMGAAGAIILGAAKRRLSWDLIRQATESTAKLSAFVIFILVGARVFSLTFYGVNGHVWVEHLLTSLPGGQIGFLIFVNAFVFVLAFFLDFFELAFIIIPLLGPAAEKLGIDLIWFGVILGVNMQTSFMHPPFGFALFYLRSVAPKESYIDRLTGKRMDPVTTGQIYWGAVPFVVIQVIMVLLVIAFPGMVMHYKGVASTIDPNTIKIEIPQMEPPPLDFGPPPKQ; encoded by the coding sequence ATGTCAGCCTTTCTTATTGCCAATATGGCGCCGATCATGTTCGCGTCGTTGGTCGTGTTCCTGCTGCTGGGTTATCCGGCGGCATTCTCCCTCGGCGCGGTGGGACTGATCTACGCCTTCGTCGGCATCCAACTCGGGGAGTTCCGGCCGGACTTCCTGCAGGCACTGCCCGAACGCGTCTACGGCGTGATGAGCAACGACACGCTGCTGGCAATTCCGTTCTTTACCTTCATGGGACTCGTGCTCGAACGATCCGGCATGGCGGAGGATCTGCTCGACACCATCGGGCAGTTGTTCGGCACCATCCGCGGCGGCCTCGCCTACGCCGTCATCTTCGTCGGCGCCCTGCTCGCGGCGACGACGGGTGTCGTGGCGGCGTCGGTGATTTCGATGGGCCTGATCTCGCTGCCGATCATGTTGCGCTATGGCTACGACCGGCGCATGGCCTCCGGCGTGATCGCCGCTTCGGGCACGCTGGCGCAGATCATTCCGCCCTCGCTGGTGCTGATCGTGATGGCCGACCAGCTCGGCAAATCGGTCGGCGACATGTACGAAGGCGCGTTCATTCCGGGAATGGTGCTCGCCGGCCTATATGCGGGATATGCCTTCCTCGTGACGCTGGTCTTTCCAAAGGCGGCGCCGGGCCTGCCAGCGGAGGCGATCGGTTTTCGCGAGAAGGACGGCAGCCGCGGGCTGATTTCGTTGGGTATCCTCACGCTGGCCAGCGTCGCCTTCGGCTGGCTGATCATGCGAGACTCGACGACGCATGGCGCGGACTACGTCGTGCTCAGCATGTTCTTCGGTATTCTGTTCGCATTCTTTGTCGCCGTCCTGAACTGGATCCTCGACAAGTTGACGGGATACCGTTTCCTGTCGGCAATGGCTCAGCAGACCACGTTCGTGATGGTGCCGCCGCTGTTCCTGATCTTCCTGGTGCTCGGCACGATCTTCATCGGCATTGCGACGCCGACCGAAGGCGGCGCGATGGGCGCGGCCGGCGCGATCATTCTCGGCGCCGCCAAGCGCCGGCTGAGCTGGGATCTGATCCGTCAGGCGACCGAATCGACGGCCAAACTGTCGGCCTTCGTCATTTTCATTCTGGTCGGCGCGCGGGTGTTCTCGCTGACCTTCTACGGCGTCAACGGCCACGTCTGGGTCGAGCACCTCCTGACCTCCCTGCCCGGCGGCCAGATCGGCTTCCTCATCTTCGTCAACGCGTTTGTGTTCGTTCTCGCCTTCTTCCTCGATTTCTTCGAACTGGCCTTCATCATCATCCCGCTGCTCGGGCCGGCGGCCGAAAAGCTCGGCATCGACCTGATCTGGTTCGGCGTGATCCTCGGCGTCAACATGCAGACCTCGTTCATGCATCCGCCGTTCGGATTCGCGCTGTTCTACCTGCGCTCGGTGGCGCCGAAGGAATCCTATATCGACCGCCTCACCGGCAAGCGCATGGACCCCGTCACCACCGGCCAGATCTATTGGGGCGCGGTGCCGTTCGTGGTGATCCAGGTCATCATGGTGCTGCTGGTGATCGCGTTCCCCGGAATGGTGATGCACTACAAGGGCGTTGCATCGACGATCGATCCGAACACGATCAAGATCGAAATCCCGCAAATGGAGCCGCCGCCGCTGGACTTCGGTCCGCCGCCCAAGCAATAG
- a CDS encoding TRAP transporter small permease subunit — protein sequence MQSLLKLSRGIDAFTKWTGKRLAWLILVAVVVSTVNAIIRKSFDTSSNSWLELQWLLFSMVFLLCSPWTLLDNEHIRIDIVSNMMPKWLRDWIDIVGHAFFLMPLCIVMIVTGGPFFMRSVELNEQSGNAGGLPQWPAKSLIIIGFTLLLVQGISELIKRIAVRRGLIPDPHAFQVHALEAEVEHLVEAIEKR from the coding sequence TTGCAATCGCTCTTGAAACTGAGCCGCGGGATTGACGCGTTCACGAAATGGACGGGTAAACGCCTGGCATGGCTGATCCTGGTGGCGGTGGTCGTTTCCACCGTCAACGCGATCATCCGCAAATCCTTCGACACCTCCTCGAATTCCTGGCTCGAGCTTCAATGGCTGCTGTTCAGCATGGTGTTCCTGCTGTGCTCGCCGTGGACCCTGCTCGACAATGAGCATATCCGGATCGACATCGTCAGCAACATGATGCCGAAGTGGCTGCGTGACTGGATCGATATCGTCGGTCATGCCTTCTTTCTGATGCCGCTGTGTATCGTCATGATCGTAACCGGCGGCCCGTTCTTCATGCGTTCGGTCGAGCTCAACGAGCAATCGGGCAATGCGGGCGGGTTGCCGCAATGGCCCGCCAAGTCGCTGATCATCATCGGCTTCACCTTGCTGCTGGTGCAGGGCATATCCGAACTGATCAAGCGCATTGCGGTGAGGCGCGGCCTGATCCCGGATCCACATGCCTTCCAGGTGCATGCTCTCGAGGCCGAGGTCGAACATCTCGTCGAGGCGATAGAAAAACGCTGA
- a CDS encoding TRAP transporter large permease gives MITLEMMPPLMFGGLVLAMLIGFPVAFTLAAVGFSFGFLSIHLGFFDFVFLQAIPGRVFGSVLSNELLLAIPFFTFMGAVLERCGLAEDMLDSMGQLFGPVRGGLGYSVIIVGFILGAITGTVAAQVIAMALISMPVMIRYKYNMRYITGVLAASGTITQLVPPSLVLIVLADQLGKSVGDMYLGAWGPSVFQIMLFAGYTFLLGLIKPDHVPPVPRDELTLKGWPLWRKCLLGIIPSAVLIFVVLGTMMLGLATPTEAGAMGAVGAIVLAAIHSKDFSTKGRKVLIVGVIAGGIGTMVGIFVAENLVFKLAFAVAYFAVVWVCLEAVRIPELRSLIKQGYESTMRLTTMVVFILIGSTCFSVVFLGVSGGVWLEHMLTSLPGGVWGFLIFINLFIFFLAFFLDFFEIAFIILPMVAPIAQKVLAPVVGADAALIWFGVMLCVNMQTSFLHPPFGFALFYLRGVAPKEVKSSDIYWGAMPWIGLQVIMVVLVIAFPWTVTALLDKPISAEDISKVRIEIPQLDELPPIDFNTLGKPK, from the coding sequence ATGATCACGCTGGAAATGATGCCGCCGCTGATGTTCGGCGGCCTGGTCCTGGCGATGCTGATCGGCTTTCCGGTGGCGTTCACACTGGCCGCGGTTGGATTTTCGTTCGGCTTTCTATCGATCCACCTCGGCTTCTTCGATTTCGTCTTCTTGCAGGCCATTCCCGGCCGGGTGTTCGGCAGCGTGCTGTCGAACGAGCTGCTGCTCGCGATCCCGTTCTTCACCTTCATGGGCGCGGTCCTCGAGCGATGCGGCCTCGCCGAAGACATGCTGGATTCGATGGGCCAGTTGTTCGGCCCGGTCCGCGGCGGCCTCGGCTATTCCGTGATCATCGTCGGCTTCATCCTCGGCGCCATCACCGGAACGGTGGCGGCGCAGGTGATCGCGATGGCCTTGATCTCGATGCCGGTGATGATCCGCTACAAATACAACATGCGCTACATCACCGGCGTGCTGGCGGCATCGGGTACCATCACCCAGCTGGTGCCGCCGTCGCTGGTGCTGATCGTGCTCGCCGACCAGCTCGGCAAGTCGGTCGGCGACATGTATCTCGGCGCCTGGGGACCGTCGGTTTTCCAGATCATGCTGTTCGCCGGCTACACCTTCCTGCTCGGCCTCATCAAGCCCGATCACGTGCCGCCGGTGCCGCGCGACGAGCTGACGCTGAAGGGATGGCCGTTGTGGCGCAAATGCCTGCTCGGCATCATCCCGTCGGCCGTGCTGATCTTCGTCGTGCTCGGCACCATGATGCTCGGGCTGGCAACCCCGACGGAGGCCGGCGCCATGGGCGCGGTCGGCGCCATCGTGCTGGCGGCAATCCACAGCAAGGATTTCAGCACCAAGGGCCGCAAGGTTCTGATCGTCGGCGTGATCGCCGGCGGCATAGGCACCATGGTCGGTATTTTCGTGGCGGAGAACCTGGTGTTCAAGCTCGCCTTCGCCGTCGCCTATTTCGCGGTGGTCTGGGTATGCCTCGAGGCCGTCCGCATCCCCGAATTGCGAAGCCTGATCAAGCAGGGCTACGAGAGCACCATGCGCCTGACCACCATGGTGGTGTTCATCCTGATCGGCTCGACCTGTTTCTCGGTGGTGTTCCTGGGCGTTTCGGGCGGGGTGTGGCTCGAACACATGCTGACGTCCCTGCCCGGCGGGGTCTGGGGTTTTCTGATCTTCATCAACCTGTTCATCTTCTTCCTGGCGTTCTTCCTCGATTTCTTCGAGATCGCCTTCATCATCCTGCCGATGGTGGCGCCGATCGCGCAGAAGGTCCTGGCGCCGGTGGTGGGCGCGGACGCTGCGCTGATCTGGTTCGGCGTCATGCTCTGCGTCAACATGCAGACCTCGTTCCTGCATCCGCCGTTCGGCTTCGCGCTGTTCTATCTGCGCGGCGTGGCGCCCAAGGAGGTGAAGAGCTCGGATATCTACTGGGGCGCCATGCCCTGGATCGGGCTGCAGGTCATCATGGTCGTGCTGGTGATCGCCTTCCCGTGGACCGTCACCGCGCTCTTGGACAAGCCGATCAGTGCCGAGGACATCAGCAAGGTCAGGATCGAGATACCGCAGCTTGATGAACTGCCGCCGATCGATTTCAACACGCTGGGAAAGCCGAAATAG
- a CDS encoding TRAP transporter small permease subunit, translating into MRPLLALSAGIDLLNEKIGSVCNLLVLGACVVSAGNAMIRYAFGYSSNGWLELQWYMFAILVMFGASYTFKRNEHVRVEIFYLFLSERGQLWLDLIGTLVFLIPACLLLSWLSWPFFYQAYAVAEESGNAGGLLRWPIKFVIPAGFVMLALQGVSEVIKRVAALQNLVTIDAKYERPVQ; encoded by the coding sequence ATGCGTCCGCTGCTTGCGCTCAGCGCCGGGATCGACCTGCTCAACGAAAAGATCGGCAGCGTCTGCAACCTGCTGGTTCTGGGCGCGTGCGTGGTCAGCGCCGGCAATGCGATGATCCGCTACGCGTTCGGCTACAGCTCCAACGGCTGGCTCGAGCTGCAGTGGTACATGTTCGCCATCCTGGTGATGTTCGGGGCGTCTTACACCTTCAAGCGCAACGAGCATGTGCGGGTCGAGATCTTCTATCTGTTTCTCTCCGAACGCGGCCAGCTCTGGCTCGATCTGATCGGCACGCTCGTCTTTCTGATCCCGGCCTGCCTGCTGCTGTCCTGGCTGTCCTGGCCGTTCTTCTATCAGGCTTACGCCGTCGCCGAGGAATCCGGCAATGCCGGCGGCCTGCTGCGCTGGCCGATCAAGTTCGTCATTCCCGCGGGCTTCGTGATGCTGGCGCTGCAGGGCGTCTCGGAGGTCATCAAGCGCGTCGCGGCGCTGCAGAACCTCGTGACCATCGACGCCAAGTACGAGAGACCGGTGCAATGA
- the moaA gene encoding GTP 3',8-cyclase MoaA produces the protein MTGPSPSPLASLSRPMTDPFGRTISYLRVSVTDRCDLRCFYCMSEDMTFLPKADLLTLEELDRLCSAFIAKGVRKLRLTGGEPLVRRNVMSLVRSLSRHLDSGALGELTLTTNGSQLSRFAGELRDCGVRRINVSLDTLDPEKFRAITRWGDLDKVLAGIEAARSAGLAVKINAVALKNLNEDEIPGLMQWAHGKGMALTLIEVMPMGDIGEGRIDQYVPLSLLRARLAQQFTLTDIDDDTGGPARYVSVSETGGKLGFITPMTHNFCEACNRVRITCTGTLHTCLGHEDASDLRKPLRASVDDDLLAAAIDRAIGLKPKGHDFIIDRRHNRPSVSRHMSVTGG, from the coding sequence ATGACCGGCCCCTCACCCAGTCCACTGGCATCGCTGTCCCGTCCGATGACCGACCCGTTCGGCCGGACCATCAGCTATTTGCGGGTATCGGTCACCGATCGCTGCGACCTGCGCTGCTTCTATTGCATGTCGGAAGACATGACATTCCTGCCCAAGGCCGATCTGCTCACGCTCGAGGAACTCGACCGGCTGTGCTCGGCCTTCATCGCCAAGGGCGTGCGCAAGTTGCGGCTGACCGGCGGCGAACCGCTGGTCCGGCGTAACGTGATGTCGCTGGTGCGCTCGCTGTCGCGCCACCTCGACAGCGGCGCGCTCGGCGAACTGACGCTGACCACCAATGGCTCGCAGCTTTCGCGCTTTGCCGGGGAGTTGCGGGATTGCGGGGTACGCCGCATCAACGTCTCGCTGGACACGCTGGATCCCGAGAAGTTCCGCGCCATTACCCGCTGGGGCGACCTCGACAAGGTGCTGGCCGGCATCGAGGCGGCACGATCGGCGGGCCTCGCCGTCAAGATCAACGCGGTGGCGCTGAAGAACCTCAACGAGGATGAAATCCCCGGGCTGATGCAATGGGCGCACGGCAAGGGCATGGCGCTGACCTTGATCGAGGTGATGCCGATGGGCGACATCGGCGAAGGCCGCATCGATCAATATGTGCCGCTGTCGCTGCTGCGCGCCCGTCTCGCCCAGCAATTCACGCTGACCGACATCGACGACGATACCGGCGGCCCTGCCCGCTATGTTTCGGTCTCCGAGACCGGCGGCAAGCTCGGCTTCATCACGCCGATGACCCACAACTTCTGCGAAGCATGCAACCGGGTGCGCATCACCTGTACCGGCACGCTGCATACCTGCCTCGGCCACGAGGATGCCTCCGATTTGCGCAAGCCGCTGCGGGCTTCGGTCGACGACGACCTGCTCGCTGCCGCGATCGACCGCGCTATCGGCCTGAAGCCGAAGGGCCACGACTTCATCATCGATCGCCGCCACAACCGCCCGAGCGTCAGCCGGCATATGAGCGTCACCGGCGGCTGA
- a CDS encoding HAD hydrolase-like protein, with the protein MTSARIIVFDLDGTLVDTAPDLINALNFVLDREGMPAVPLHAARNMIGAGARKLIERGVEVDGRITSVEDINRMMGDFIDYYAAHIADASRPFEGLEDALDELSARGCRFAVCTNKLEWLSKLLLDQLGLSARFSAICGADTFGVSKPDPVFLRETIARAGGHPSAAIMVGDAGPDVGVARRAGVPVIGVGFGYTEVPIAELKPDLLIHHMRDLPAAVESLTKPRNQA; encoded by the coding sequence ATGACCTCTGCCCGAATCATCGTATTCGATCTCGACGGCACGCTGGTGGATACGGCGCCCGATTTGATCAACGCCCTCAACTTCGTGCTCGACCGCGAGGGTATGCCCGCAGTGCCGCTGCACGCCGCGCGCAACATGATCGGCGCCGGTGCCCGCAAGCTGATCGAACGCGGCGTGGAGGTGGACGGCCGCATCACCTCCGTCGAAGACATCAACCGGATGATGGGGGATTTCATCGATTACTATGCGGCACATATCGCCGACGCCTCCCGCCCGTTCGAGGGGCTCGAGGACGCGCTCGATGAGCTCAGCGCGCGCGGGTGCCGGTTCGCGGTCTGCACCAACAAGCTGGAGTGGCTGTCGAAACTGCTGCTCGACCAGTTGGGCCTCAGTGCGCGGTTTTCGGCGATCTGCGGCGCCGACACTTTCGGGGTCTCGAAGCCGGACCCGGTCTTCCTGCGGGAGACGATCGCGCGCGCCGGAGGTCACCCGTCCGCCGCGATCATGGTCGGCGATGCCGGACCGGATGTCGGCGTCGCCCGCCGCGCCGGCGTCCCCGTGATCGGCGTCGGATTCGGCTATACCGAGGTGCCGATCGCCGAGCTCAAGCCGGACCTCCTGATCCATCACATGCGCGATCTGCCGGCCGCCGTGGAAAGCCTGACGAAGCCCAGAAATCAAGCGTAA
- the rpiA gene encoding ribose-5-phosphate isomerase RpiA, protein MNMDELKRQAAARALEEVRDGMKLGLGTGSTAKHFVDLLGEKVRAGLNVVGVPTSEATRIQAEQCGVRLTTLDEVDRLDLTVDGADEIDPALHLIKGGGGALLREKIVAAASDRMIVIADDTKWVDVLGRFPLPVEVIPFGLAATRRAMAGAFAESGNSGQMVLRKGKDGHVFVTDGGHWIVDAHLGRISDAPRLAGLLTAIPGVVEHGLFIGLASLAVLAGAQGIRVIERR, encoded by the coding sequence GTGAACATGGACGAATTGAAACGGCAGGCGGCGGCGCGCGCGCTCGAAGAAGTGCGCGACGGCATGAAGCTCGGCCTCGGCACCGGTTCGACCGCAAAGCACTTCGTCGATCTGCTCGGCGAAAAGGTGCGCGCCGGACTGAATGTGGTGGGCGTGCCGACATCGGAAGCCACCCGCATCCAGGCCGAGCAGTGCGGCGTCCGGCTGACCACGCTCGACGAGGTCGACCGGCTCGACCTCACGGTCGATGGCGCCGACGAAATCGATCCTGCGCTCCATCTGATCAAGGGCGGCGGCGGAGCGCTGCTGCGCGAAAAGATCGTCGCGGCCGCGTCGGATCGCATGATCGTGATCGCCGACGATACCAAATGGGTCGATGTCCTCGGGCGTTTTCCGCTACCCGTCGAGGTCATTCCGTTCGGCCTCGCGGCGACGCGGCGCGCCATGGCCGGGGCATTTGCGGAAAGCGGCAATTCCGGGCAAATGGTGCTCCGGAAGGGTAAGGACGGCCACGTTTTTGTCACCGATGGCGGCCACTGGATTGTCGATGCCCATCTGGGCCGCATATCGGATGCGCCGCGGCTGGCGGGCCTGTTGACCGCCATTCCCGGCGTCGTCGAGCACGGACTGTTCATCGGTCTTGCCAGCCTGGCTGTGCTGGCGGGTGCTCAGGGAATTCGCGTTATCGAACGGCGGTGA
- a CDS encoding DUF2059 domain-containing protein, translating into MKLVSKTLSAAGLALALAAVAAPASAQQKQAAPASAMTSSLPKPGTPAAMTAAREILQMKNVAGMYAGAVPGLVQKTKEALLQANLNYQKDLNEVAVTVAQKFAGREKEIGEGMATIYANEFTEQELKDLATFYKSPLGQKLLATEPRAIGLSMSYMNAWAQNFAEVINGEFRAEMRKRGKEI; encoded by the coding sequence ATGAAGCTTGTTTCGAAGACTTTGTCGGCCGCCGGTCTTGCGCTTGCATTGGCGGCGGTCGCCGCTCCTGCCTCCGCACAGCAGAAGCAGGCTGCGCCGGCCTCGGCGATGACTTCCTCGCTGCCCAAGCCGGGCACGCCGGCGGCGATGACCGCCGCCAGGGAAATCCTGCAGATGAAGAACGTGGCGGGGATGTACGCCGGCGCCGTGCCCGGTCTGGTCCAGAAGACCAAGGAGGCGCTGCTGCAGGCCAACCTGAACTACCAGAAGGACCTCAACGAGGTCGCCGTGACCGTCGCCCAGAAATTCGCCGGCCGCGAAAAGGAAATCGGCGAAGGCATGGCCACCATCTACGCCAACGAGTTCACGGAGCAGGAATTGAAGGATCTGGCGACGTTCTACAAGTCGCCGCTCGGCCAGAAGCTGCTGGCGACGGAACCCCGGGCCATCGGGTTGAGCATGTCCTACATGAACGCCTGGGCGCAGAACTTTGCGGAAGTGATCAACGGCGAGTTCCGCGCCGAGATGCGCAAGCGCGGCAAGGAAATCTAG